aagattctgtAGAGACAACTAACTCAATAATACCAACTAGTCAAAAGTGAGATCAGACTTGTCAACTTACTTGAATTCAGCACAAACTTAAAataaaggctaaaatgcaaattgcaccctctaagtttgactaaaattcattttagtcttctaactttactttccttcaattgaatcattttaagtttcaaatttagtcctttcatccaattttgttaaaaatttagagaactcaattgaacaaaaataaagttagaagaTTGAAATGAACTTCAGTTAAACTTAGAAGAtgcattttgcattttagcctaaaatAAACGACTTAATAACATAACAGACCCCTAAATCAAAAGTAAATAGTAAACTACCCAGAAATATTGAAGAGCCATTTTAAGCATGAAATTTAAATCATAGTTGCTGGCTGCATCAATTATCCACAAACAATACAACAATTCAACaatcaatcaaaaagagttatcaaaacaaaaatgttgctaaatgtttttcaaaaaaatgtatgttAGTGGTCAAAAGGGTCCACGAAGTGCTTCTTAAAAAACAGATTATATGCAGGCACCCATAAATGAGTGAAATTTGCGCAAGGGCAAACCATTGAAGCTAAGAAATGATGCAAGAAAATAACACGTATTAGTCTCCACTACACTTGGCTGCCATGGGGACCAATTGTAGACAGCTTCCTTTTATGTAGCAGGTATTCCAACATATAGCTTTCTTTTATGATGCTTTCGAAGGTTGGGGAACCGTTTAAAGGGCGCACCTGAAAATAAATGGTGAAGATTATATAGAATGGCTGCCGGCTGCTAAAAGCAGATTTCTCTTAATCTTGTCCAAAAGAGATCCTTCTCCAAGCATTGGTTGGGAggattttgtttaataaaataagaattttataaaaactCCTATACTTTAGTGGTTTGTAGTCAAAGGTTAGCTACAAAAGCCATGACTTTTTGGTTGAACAAAAGTGTGTTGTATTGACTCTGGTGCATTATATGCCAGAAAAAATCATGTTGGTGGAAAGCCTTAAAATCAGAGGTTAATCAATTAAGAGAGGTTGTATGTTTAGACTTGACccaaatttatgattttattctCTAAATGGTGGATGGAGAGATTGTacgttttaaaatttaaatttagggTGAAAAATATCAACTTTGAGGCCAAAAACTTGCAGACAAATTTCAAAGGAAACAACTGTAGGACTTCTTTGAAAAGCAGctatttttggggttttggagGAGCTTGGGTGAGGAAATTGGCCTCGTTTCCTGAGGCTTCTCCATAGGTGTAAAAGGTTTTGTAACCCACAGGCATTTCGGCAGTTTGCTGATTTTGTGATGCAGCTTGACTTTTTAGGCAGATTTTGTTAATCAGCCTTGGGTTGCTTCTGAAAGCAGCTGAAGCTTTTTCCAAAAAGCTGTAGCTCTGAGAAAGCTCAAGCCCTCCTAAGTCCTAACCCCTTAATGGCAGgaaatgtttataaaaatatattggatTCAAGGTTTTAAAAGATTAACATAAACGGTAAAGTTTGAGCTTACAATAAAGTAAGAAAACCCAagtttaaggaaaaagaaagtttGAATAGATTTAAGAGTTTTATATATGGGAATTTTAAGGGTTGATGGGGTTTAAAATTGGTTTCAGGGTgccaaggaaaaagaagaagaagaagaattacaaatccttaaaatcaaaataatttaagtttcagATCATGagggtaagaaaaaaaatgaaaatgataagTGATAACTAAAAGTTACCCATAAAGATTAAATATTAACTTATTAGATCATTGtctaatttgtttctttttccctagtttatcaacaaaatatacaactagCCAAATAGAGAAGACTTAAACCAGTTGACATGGGTTTACACAAACTCAGTCAATGTATTAGAAGGTTGCGCGTTATTCTCTAACAAATTTGCCAAACAGACTTGTCAATGTGGTGTTGATATGCTCCAACCAGCCCAACCTGTCACCACCCTATCTTAAGTTGAAAAGATTAAAGGTTTGACAAGAAAATAGAATGTAGTGGCTGTATATTCTTACAGACCAAAGCTTGTGCATATAACCTACTAATGCCCCTTGGCGCCTAGAATGGTTGgtgaaacaaattttaaagCCAGCAGAATGCAACAATTCAACAATCAACAATCAATCCACAAACAATACAACAATTCAACAATTTGTGAAGCAAAATTGTTTTAATCCCAATTGAAAGAGATGATTGGAGTAGTTAAAGCTAATATATCTTATAGGTGCAGCACAGTCACCGACTTTTAAGAACAATGCAGCTCATGATTAGGGGCTATATCTTAGTGGGGTGCATTATATATCCAAGAGTCCTTAAGTCCACACCTTACATTATTATTAACAAAAGATAATCATAGAATCCCATGTGAATTTGGATCCAAATAGGCGCTTGTATTTTAACACCATACACATGCAAAGTCAAACCCTTCAAGATGAAATCACTATCCAAGAtgacacacacaaaaaatattggaaaaCCCATATAAGTTGTTTTGGATTTATTAGCTTTTATTCTTCCTCGAGTTCATTGCCGTgaccaaattaatttttgttttctttcttacttcatttatttttggcCATCATGCATGTGCAATGCAAGAGTGAGTAAAAATGagaagtatataaaaaaaaattatatatatatatgagagagataGAATTCTTTTCTAGAAAGtttctcattttgtttttttaattcatataatTTGTCAATTTCACTATCATGCTTTGTCACATCTtcctatttttaaaatgttCCATTATTATGAAGTATGAActcataaaaaaagaataaaattaaagagaaattcCAACttgaaaaagttaaataaaatgtaGCCCATTTCACACTATAATGCCGTAAAGTTAAATTGACATCAAGGGATTCAATAAAGTTGTACAAATTTTGTGATGAATCAGAAATTTCATACACTGCCCTTGACCCATATACAAATTTTTCTCTCAGTGTGTAATTAGGTAAATGAATAATAAGAGGAATCCCGCGTTGCTATTTAAATATAAAGatggagcaaagaaaagaaagatgaaaggaaatggagagaagggAGAGAGGCTTACCGGCGGTGTTACGGCGGACCGGCAGTCGGTGTAGCAGCAGCTgagaagcgagagagagagggttctgaaagaggagagagagcgtttgagagactgagagttgagagattgagagtactgagagttgagagactgagagttgagagattgagagattgagagtactgagagttgagagactgagagttgagagttgagagattgagagtactgagagttgagagattgagagtgtTTCAGTTACGCGTTTGAAAGGTAAAGTGAGGGAAAATTGTGTggatttcgagtcttataaactcgatttctacgtggctaaaTTCCGTCAAACCCAataactcgagtcttaaaatctcgatttttaattcatatttcgagtcttataaactcgatttctacgtggctaaaTTCCTCCAGGTGGAAACTTTGTCCACGTAATCGAAGAACAAACACgacaactcgagttttaaaaactcgagttttaattaaatctcgagtttctaaaactcgagatgttagttttcCACATTCTTTCAAAACCGGCCAACTAACGAAATAGTTTGCACAGTAACATTATTTGGAAAGGGTGTTCCAATAAAACCAGACATATGTCCAAGTCTTTTTAAAGTTTGACCATAAACCATATCATACAATACCATTGAATAGCCCAAATATAATGGGCCCAGACGAGTCCGAAGACCACAATTTCCTCGTTGATTAAAACCTTATCCAACCatttctcactctctttctcaaacTCAAGCTCAAAACTATGGCGTCTATGGTACTCATAGCTCCTTCTCCACCTCCTACCTCTTCCCAatcactcactctctcttctCGCTTTTCCTTCTCCAAGTCCCAAACCTTAGCCAACTCTCTCTCCTCCTCCACtgtttctctctcactctctacaGTTACTTCACCCACAGTCCCTTCAGGTAACCCATTTCCCAATCTTTAcgtgtttgtgtttgtgggtTTTTCTCTAATGTTTtgattctttcatttttctacATTTTCAGTGTACTGTGGCAGAGGCGATAGGAAAACCGCTAGAGGAAAACGTTTCAACCACTCCTTTGGCAATGTAAGCCTAAtaattctttaattattttttattatttttttttaagtaaaaaaaatagttattttaatttcgttttttggttttttgtgtttttgtgtttttttttttttttgcggaaATATAAAATAGGCTCGGCCAAGAGACAAGAACAAAGGGAGAGGGCCACCGAAGGTACCGGTTACTCCGGCTCCGCCTAGGAAAGATAAGTTCGAGGATGATACAATTGTCAAGATTGAAATTGATGAATCTCTGTCTTCTAACTAATactactaaatatttttaatttttttttccttttttttttatatgttaatttTGAACCTCGGAAAGCTTCattttgttgatgttgttgttgtgattATTTCACTGCTGTGGCTGTATGATTTACAATTTGCTTTCTACTTAAAGGGCCACGTATTGAGTTTCTTTCTTCCTATAggaaaattttgttctttttaaatattattttgttgttgtggttgtgctttttttaaattttgataaattttattaagtgtacataaaaataaaaaattgaaatgattcACGGTACGATTTACgacatagaaaaataaaaaaaataaaaaattgatttacaATACGATACTATTCACGTTTTGACAATTACGAGCACACAATCTTATGCCTATTCTGCGATGGAATTTGCTGTTTTTTGGGACTTTGAAGCATGAAGACTCATGAATATTTTACAATGATGATGTTCTAGATCATATCCATACCTTCTTTGTGGGATGCCCAGATGGGCCAGGTCTAGTTTACGTCATTTATTGTTAGTGATCTAGGCTTCAAGAATTGTTAATAAGTGCAAGCAAGTTTTGTTGGCTTCCTTGCTTCCAATAGTTAGGACCCTAAGGCCCAATCTTGTTACTCCTTCCCCAATTTCATTATGTTCTGATGGAATTGTTCAATTCTACGAAGAGGTTTATATAAaagcacaaaaacaaaagagaactACCTTAAATACTTATGATCAAGGCAGTACGCACATCTAACTTAAAATGCACCTATATATGCTAATTATTTTAGTTACTAGTTGGTATTATTGGCAATTACAATGCTGGAAATTTCTGTATAACCCTTGAAAAAAATGCTCTCTATTTAATTCTAAAGTGGATACAATCCACTTCTGGGTGTACATTCAACCCACCAACTTGTTCTTCTTGGTTGTTGGGTTGGgttgtaatttattttaagtCTTGAGTTGGATTGAGTTTGGGTTGATAGTTTTTGTAACCCATTCgactcatcatatatataagtttatttttttttctttcaatttaattttttagtttaatttattttggagtttgaaaaatagcaatataattTAGgcatattatattaaaaatgtgTTTAACTAATCAAtgaaagttcaatttttttttaatcaaaattaaaacatgTAAGTGCAACTCTTCAGCTCAATTCatcctaacccaacccaacccaacccacatggggTGGGTTGGGTTGATTTCTATACCTATGATGGGTTGGtggactgaaaaaaaaaaaatcaattttaaaggaaaatatggtggataacataaaattatatatcttaGGAAGCATGAAATGAAGAGATCCTGATTCCCTTCTTTCTTACATGTTTCTATAAAAACGATCCCCTCTTGGatgtttcttaaaaatattttcccctCCTTCTCATATGTTTCTAGAAAAATgatagtaaaatgaaataagtCTAGGGTttctagaaaaatataaaatttttgccTTTCTTGTAGACCAAAAAGAGTAACTTGTAAATTTCGTGTGCAACAAAAGTGTACTCAACCTGAAGTTATATTGGTTGTCAAAAACCTGAAGTTATGTTTACTAAGAGAAAAGATTAAAAGGTACCCATAGTCCGatattctatatattattattattgcctGAAGCCTTCAGATATAAATGTTCCATATATGTTTGAGTCGAGGAGTAAAGAGCCTTACATGCCTTCATCTCAGCTTGAATGCTGGTGAAGACTGTGTGTGTGGTGCTGCCCTGGTTCTATGGCTTACGCATAAGAAACGAATCAACTCTATTTGGAATGAAACGTGCATTCCTCGCCTGATATAAATACAACTTGGATTGGTTTGCTTTTAAAGTTAGCtttaattatttaacattttattcTCGGTTCTCTCTGGAGTTTTGGACATTTTTATCTAGAATAGTTAATAAATTCGATTGGCTAGAATGTCTTAGTCTAGTATTTCCAACTATCCTGAAAACTGAAATGTAGTAAAGAAAATGTTTCTCATTGCCGGCTTTCGAAATTTTTTATTGGGAGTTTTAGCTGTTTTAATTCCTCCTCCTAGTTTTTCCTTTGTTCTTCTACTGCTTATAGATGGCACCAATCCATATACGCTTTAGACCTTAATTCTCCTCTCTTTATTTGAGGCTTCTTCTTAACAAAGAGCTTCCTAATCTTCTTACttgtagtgaaaaaaaaaaaaaaaaagagttaggcAATTAGGCCCTAGGGGCTTTATAGGGGGCACCTCTTTTTGTTGGATGAATGGGTGTTAGGTTTTCCACTACACGGAACATGCTAAAATGCCTTCCATTGCTGTATGCATCCATtggttcttcattttcttcttggTTTAGCCAAAAACAAGCAAATCATATGACAGTGCATTTCGATGTTTGGGGGTCATCATGTCTTCCTTTTtagtcaaataaaaaatgactgTGAATTTCCTTTCCATATATTTCATACATATAACAAAACCTT
This genomic stretch from Castanea sativa cultivar Marrone di Chiusa Pesio chromosome 9, ASM4071231v1 harbors:
- the LOC142609598 gene encoding small ribosomal subunit protein bTHXc, with translation MASMVLIAPSPPPTSSQSLTLSSRFSFSKSQTLANSLSSSTVSLSLSTVTSPTVPSVYCGRGDRKTARGKRFNHSFGNARPRDKNKGRGPPKVPVTPAPPRKDKFEDDTIVKIEIDESLSSN